In Magnolia sinica isolate HGM2019 chromosome 12, MsV1, whole genome shotgun sequence, a single genomic region encodes these proteins:
- the LOC131221440 gene encoding uncharacterized protein LOC131221440 isoform X2 produces the protein MEEIQRPVRYLRILIWVCDSSLRLCGEIRLEEGISSKRMGVLEKGVFMKRSEKFNDGYVVDMESLVHVADKDSNESNLQRTLSRKGSQRVEWKAAVERDTSDAGAFGGVCMAEKSVVVPLLVTPTAEPVTTTPTTTAENRCRRFIGSSSGIGMRSSWLDPRKVLFLFATLSSMGTIILIYFTLSISNIDARDAQAR, from the exons ATGGAGGAAATCCAAAGACCGGTAAGATATCTGAGAATTCTGATTTGG GTTTGTGATTCTTCTTTGAGATTGTGTGGAGAGATTAGATTGGAAGAAGGGATCAGTAGTAAGAGAATGGGTGTTTTGGAGAAAGGAGTTTTTATGAAGAGAAGCGAGAAATTCAATGATGGTTATGTTGTGGATATGGAGAGCTTGGTGCATGTTGCTGATAAAGATTCAAATGAAAGCAAT TTGCAGAGGACACTTTCTCGTAAAGGATCTCAACGAGTAGAATGGAAGGCTGCAGTTGAAAGAGATACATCAGATGCAG GTGCTTTTGGTGGGGTTTGCATGGCAGAGAAATCCGTTGTGGTTCCGCTATTAGTAACACCAACAGCAGAACCTGTCACAACCACCCCAACAACCACAGCAGAAAACAGATGTAGGAGATTCATCGGAAGCAGCAGTGGCATTGGTATGCGATCTTCATGGCTCGATCCTCGGAAGGTCCTCTTCCTGTTTGCTACCTT GTCGAGCATGGGAACGATAATACTCATATATTTCACTCTCTCCATCTCCAATATCGACGCCCGTGACGCCCAAGCCCGATAG
- the LOC131221440 gene encoding uncharacterized protein LOC131221440 isoform X1 translates to MEEIQRPVRYLRILIWVCDSSLRLCGEIRLEEGISSKRMGVLEKGVFMKRSEKFNDGYVVDMESLVHVADKDSNESNLQRTLSRKGSQRVEWKAAVERDTSDAGTGAFGGVCMAEKSVVVPLLVTPTAEPVTTTPTTTAENRCRRFIGSSSGIGMRSSWLDPRKVLFLFATLSSMGTIILIYFTLSISNIDARDAQAR, encoded by the exons ATGGAGGAAATCCAAAGACCGGTAAGATATCTGAGAATTCTGATTTGG GTTTGTGATTCTTCTTTGAGATTGTGTGGAGAGATTAGATTGGAAGAAGGGATCAGTAGTAAGAGAATGGGTGTTTTGGAGAAAGGAGTTTTTATGAAGAGAAGCGAGAAATTCAATGATGGTTATGTTGTGGATATGGAGAGCTTGGTGCATGTTGCTGATAAAGATTCAAATGAAAGCAAT TTGCAGAGGACACTTTCTCGTAAAGGATCTCAACGAGTAGAATGGAAGGCTGCAGTTGAAAGAGATACATCAGATGCAGGTACAG GTGCTTTTGGTGGGGTTTGCATGGCAGAGAAATCCGTTGTGGTTCCGCTATTAGTAACACCAACAGCAGAACCTGTCACAACCACCCCAACAACCACAGCAGAAAACAGATGTAGGAGATTCATCGGAAGCAGCAGTGGCATTGGTATGCGATCTTCATGGCTCGATCCTCGGAAGGTCCTCTTCCTGTTTGCTACCTT GTCGAGCATGGGAACGATAATACTCATATATTTCACTCTCTCCATCTCCAATATCGACGCCCGTGACGCCCAAGCCCGATAG
- the LOC131221440 gene encoding uncharacterized protein LOC131221440 isoform X3 has product MEEIQRPVRYLRILIWVCDSSLRLCGEIRLEEGISSKRMGVLEKGVFMKRSEKFNDGYVVDMESLVHVADKDSNESNRTLSRKGSQRVEWKAAVERDTSDAGTGAFGGVCMAEKSVVVPLLVTPTAEPVTTTPTTTAENRCRRFIGSSSGIGMRSSWLDPRKVLFLFATLSSMGTIILIYFTLSISNIDARDAQAR; this is encoded by the exons ATGGAGGAAATCCAAAGACCGGTAAGATATCTGAGAATTCTGATTTGG GTTTGTGATTCTTCTTTGAGATTGTGTGGAGAGATTAGATTGGAAGAAGGGATCAGTAGTAAGAGAATGGGTGTTTTGGAGAAAGGAGTTTTTATGAAGAGAAGCGAGAAATTCAATGATGGTTATGTTGTGGATATGGAGAGCTTGGTGCATGTTGCTGATAAAGATTCAAATGAAAGCAAT AGGACACTTTCTCGTAAAGGATCTCAACGAGTAGAATGGAAGGCTGCAGTTGAAAGAGATACATCAGATGCAGGTACAG GTGCTTTTGGTGGGGTTTGCATGGCAGAGAAATCCGTTGTGGTTCCGCTATTAGTAACACCAACAGCAGAACCTGTCACAACCACCCCAACAACCACAGCAGAAAACAGATGTAGGAGATTCATCGGAAGCAGCAGTGGCATTGGTATGCGATCTTCATGGCTCGATCCTCGGAAGGTCCTCTTCCTGTTTGCTACCTT GTCGAGCATGGGAACGATAATACTCATATATTTCACTCTCTCCATCTCCAATATCGACGCCCGTGACGCCCAAGCCCGATAG
- the LOC131220544 gene encoding glutamyl-tRNA(Gln) amidotransferase subunit B, chloroplastic/mitochondrial-like, whose protein sequence is MNSFSAMHRAIDFEVSRQVVLHGQGEGDQIIQETRLWDDGSQKTFTMRKKEGLADYRYFPEPDLPEVVLSNEFVEGIHSSLPELPEVKRRRYKKMGLSMQDVLFIVNDMNVADFFDAAVENGADVKLAANWIMGDIAAYLKNEKLSINEIKLTPQELAELIASIKGGTFSGKIGKEVNLLSLFLKFIVHLV, encoded by the exons ATGAATTCGTTCTCCGCAATGCATAGAGCGATTGATTTTGAGGTCTCAAGGCAGGTTGTTCTCCACGGTCAAGGCGaaggtgatcaaattattcaaGAAACCCGACTTTGGGACGATGGTTCTCAG AAAACGTTTACAATGAGGAAAAAGGAAGGGCTAGCTGATTATCGATATTTTCCAGAACCGGACCTTCCAGAAGTGGTCCTTTCAAATGAATTTGTCGAGGGTATACATTCTTCTTTACCGGAGCTTCCAGAGGTGAAGCGCAGACGATACAAGAAAATGGGGCTTAGCATGCAGGATGTTCTCTTTATTGTCAATGACATGAAT GTTGCAGATTTCTTTGATGCTGCTGTTGAAAATGGTGCTGATGTGAAGCTAGCTGCTAATTGGATAATGGGTGATATTGCTGcgtatttaaaaaatgaaaaactatcAATAAATGAGATAAAACTAACACCTCAAGAGCTAGCTGAGCTGATAGCTTCTATAAAAGGTGGAACTTTTAGTGGAAAGATTGGTAAAGAGGTGAATCTTCTGAGTTTGTTTCTCAAATTCATTGTCCATTTAGTTTAA
- the LOC131221440 gene encoding uncharacterized protein LOC131221440 isoform X6 — protein MGVLEKGVFMKRSEKFNDGYVVDMESLVHVADKDSNESNLQRTLSRKGSQRVEWKAAVERDTSDAGTGAFGGVCMAEKSVVVPLLVTPTAEPVTTTPTTTAENRCRRFIGSSSGIGMRSSWLDPRKVLFLFATLSSMGTIILIYFTLSISNIDARDAQAR, from the exons ATGGGTGTTTTGGAGAAAGGAGTTTTTATGAAGAGAAGCGAGAAATTCAATGATGGTTATGTTGTGGATATGGAGAGCTTGGTGCATGTTGCTGATAAAGATTCAAATGAAAGCAAT TTGCAGAGGACACTTTCTCGTAAAGGATCTCAACGAGTAGAATGGAAGGCTGCAGTTGAAAGAGATACATCAGATGCAGGTACAG GTGCTTTTGGTGGGGTTTGCATGGCAGAGAAATCCGTTGTGGTTCCGCTATTAGTAACACCAACAGCAGAACCTGTCACAACCACCCCAACAACCACAGCAGAAAACAGATGTAGGAGATTCATCGGAAGCAGCAGTGGCATTGGTATGCGATCTTCATGGCTCGATCCTCGGAAGGTCCTCTTCCTGTTTGCTACCTT GTCGAGCATGGGAACGATAATACTCATATATTTCACTCTCTCCATCTCCAATATCGACGCCCGTGACGCCCAAGCCCGATAG
- the LOC131221440 gene encoding uncharacterized protein LOC131221440 isoform X5, protein MEEIQRPVCDSSLRLCGEIRLEEGISSKRMGVLEKGVFMKRSEKFNDGYVVDMESLVHVADKDSNESNLQRTLSRKGSQRVEWKAAVERDTSDAGTGAFGGVCMAEKSVVVPLLVTPTAEPVTTTPTTTAENRCRRFIGSSSGIGMRSSWLDPRKVLFLFATLSSMGTIILIYFTLSISNIDARDAQAR, encoded by the exons ATGGAGGAAATCCAAAGACCG GTTTGTGATTCTTCTTTGAGATTGTGTGGAGAGATTAGATTGGAAGAAGGGATCAGTAGTAAGAGAATGGGTGTTTTGGAGAAAGGAGTTTTTATGAAGAGAAGCGAGAAATTCAATGATGGTTATGTTGTGGATATGGAGAGCTTGGTGCATGTTGCTGATAAAGATTCAAATGAAAGCAAT TTGCAGAGGACACTTTCTCGTAAAGGATCTCAACGAGTAGAATGGAAGGCTGCAGTTGAAAGAGATACATCAGATGCAGGTACAG GTGCTTTTGGTGGGGTTTGCATGGCAGAGAAATCCGTTGTGGTTCCGCTATTAGTAACACCAACAGCAGAACCTGTCACAACCACCCCAACAACCACAGCAGAAAACAGATGTAGGAGATTCATCGGAAGCAGCAGTGGCATTGGTATGCGATCTTCATGGCTCGATCCTCGGAAGGTCCTCTTCCTGTTTGCTACCTT GTCGAGCATGGGAACGATAATACTCATATATTTCACTCTCTCCATCTCCAATATCGACGCCCGTGACGCCCAAGCCCGATAG
- the LOC131221440 gene encoding uncharacterized protein LOC131221440 isoform X4 has translation MEEIQRPVRYLRILIWVCDSSLRLCGEIRLEEGISSKRMGVLEKGVFMKRSEKFNDGYVVDMESLVHVADKDSNESNRTLSRKGSQRVEWKAAVERDTSDAGAFGGVCMAEKSVVVPLLVTPTAEPVTTTPTTTAENRCRRFIGSSSGIGMRSSWLDPRKVLFLFATLSSMGTIILIYFTLSISNIDARDAQAR, from the exons ATGGAGGAAATCCAAAGACCGGTAAGATATCTGAGAATTCTGATTTGG GTTTGTGATTCTTCTTTGAGATTGTGTGGAGAGATTAGATTGGAAGAAGGGATCAGTAGTAAGAGAATGGGTGTTTTGGAGAAAGGAGTTTTTATGAAGAGAAGCGAGAAATTCAATGATGGTTATGTTGTGGATATGGAGAGCTTGGTGCATGTTGCTGATAAAGATTCAAATGAAAGCAAT AGGACACTTTCTCGTAAAGGATCTCAACGAGTAGAATGGAAGGCTGCAGTTGAAAGAGATACATCAGATGCAG GTGCTTTTGGTGGGGTTTGCATGGCAGAGAAATCCGTTGTGGTTCCGCTATTAGTAACACCAACAGCAGAACCTGTCACAACCACCCCAACAACCACAGCAGAAAACAGATGTAGGAGATTCATCGGAAGCAGCAGTGGCATTGGTATGCGATCTTCATGGCTCGATCCTCGGAAGGTCCTCTTCCTGTTTGCTACCTT GTCGAGCATGGGAACGATAATACTCATATATTTCACTCTCTCCATCTCCAATATCGACGCCCGTGACGCCCAAGCCCGATAG